From Symphalangus syndactylus isolate Jambi chromosome X, NHGRI_mSymSyn1-v2.1_pri, whole genome shotgun sequence, the proteins below share one genomic window:
- the TENT5D gene encoding terminal nucleotidyltransferase 5D, whose amino-acid sequence MSEIRFTSLTWDQVITLDQVLDEVIPIHGKGNFPTMEVKPKDIIHVVKDQLIGQGIIIKDARLNGSIASYILASRNGISYKDLDVIFGVELPSNEEFQVVKDAVLGCLLDFLPKGVKKEKISPDIMKEAYVQKFVKVCNEHDCWSLISLSNNTGKNLELKFVSSLRRQFEFSVDSFQIVLDPMLDFYSDKNAKLTKESYPVVVAESMYGDFQEAMTHLQHKLISTRKPEEIRGGGLLKYCNLLVHGFKPACMSEIKNLERYMCSRFFIDFPYIEEQQKKIESYLHNHFIGEGMTKYDYLMTLHGVVNESTVCLMNYERRQILHLITMMALKVLGELNILPNAEKVTCFYQPAPYFAAEAGYPIYVISEPSPIIFQPYYPLQFRGSNGIG is encoded by the coding sequence ATGTCTGAAATCAGATTCACCAGTCTCACTTGGGATCAAGTTATAACACTCGATCAAGTGTTAGATGAAGTAATTCCAATTCATGGAAAGGGGAATTTCCCCACAATGGAGGTAAAACCAAAAGACATCATTCATGTTGTGAAAGATCAACTCATAGGGCAAGGAATTATTATTAAAGATGCCAGATTGAATGGTTCCATAGCAAGTTACATACTTGCAAGCCGTAATGGAATCAGCTATAAGGATCTGGACGTTATTTTTGGTGTTGAGCTTCCAAGTAACGAAGAATTTCAGGTTGTTAAGGATGCAGTTCTAGGCTGTCTACTTGACTTTTTACCAAAAGGTGTAAAGAAGGAAAAGATCTCCCCAGATATCATGAAAGAGGCTTACGTACAGAAATTCGTCAAGGTTTGCAATGAGCATGATTGTTGGAGTCTTATCTCCCTTTCAAATAACACTGGGAAGAATTTAGAACTAAAATTTGTGAGTTCGCTCAGACGGCAGTTTGAATTTAGTGTAGATTCCTTTCAAATTGTTTTGGATCCCATGTTAGACTTCTACAGTGACAAAAATGCCAAGCTAACCAAAGAATCCTATCCTGTTGTGGTAGCTGAAAGCATGTATGGAGACTTCCAGGAAGCAATGACACATTTGCAACACAAGCTCATATCTACCAGGAAACCTGAAGAGATTAGAGGTGGTGGCCTTCTGAAGTACTGCAACTTGCTGGTTCATGGCTTCAAGCCAGCCTGTATGTCAGAAATCAAAAACCTAGAACGTTATATGTGCTCTAGattctttattgattttccttATATAgaagaacagcaaaagaaaattgaATCATACCTCCACAACCATTTCATAGGTGAAGGAATGACCAAATATGACTACCTTATGACCTTGCATGGAGTTGTGAATGAAAGCACCGTTTGCCTCATGAATTATGAAAGAAGACAGATTCTCCACCTGATCACCATGATGGCTTTGAAAGTACTTGGAGAACTAAATATTCTACCCAATGCAGAAAAGGTAACTTGCTTTTATCAGCCTGCTCCGTACTTTGCAGCTGAGGCAGGGTACCCTATTTATGTAATATCTGAGCCATCCCCCATTATCTTCCAGCCATACTACCCACTGCAGTTtcgtgggtcaaatggtattggttaa